The Oncorhynchus tshawytscha isolate Ot180627B linkage group LG16, Otsh_v2.0, whole genome shotgun sequence nucleotide sequence tagttccgacagtgcagtaacaataacaattccacaactacctaatacacgcatctaaagggatggaataacatgcacatataaatatatggatgagtgatatctgagcggcataggcaagatgatataaaatacagtatttacatatgagatgagtatgtacaCCTTactaaagtggcattattaaagtgactagtgatccatttattaatgtGGCCAATgattgagtctgtatgtaggcagcagcctctctgtgttagtgatggctgtttaacagtctgatggccttgagctataagctgtttttcaggtctcggtcccagctttgatgcacctgtactgacctcgtcttctggatggtagctgggtggttgttgtccttgatatttTTGGCCTATCTGCATTCAGGGATAGTACTAGCTagaaacattagctagctagttaacacttTCTTCACAGTGGTGTATCATGAAACCATGACAACAATCTTTCTCAAATCTCTACAGAATCGAGATTATCATGGGTTCTCTCAGGACCCTGTCGTTGACGAGTGGAACATGAGGATGGCCTTCTTCTTTGGCATCTCTATGGCTATTGTGGTTGGGGGTACCTTCATCCACTATTTGCCAGACCATGGGTATGTTTAAGCTGCACTGCACATCCTTGTTACTTGCTCTGTCACTTGTTCTCACAAAGAGTAACTGAGAACTGAAAAGCCCAGCTACagtttatatacactgagtatacaaaacatacagaacacctgctctttccatgagactgaccaggtgaattcaggtgaaagctattgatgtcacatgttaaatccacttcaatcattgtagatgaaggggaggagacaggttaaagaagaatgTCTTGAAACATCTCTATCAAGCTTGTCAACCAGACACTACTTTGAGGAGACCAAACTACCAGAAACCAGTCCTTTTCAATTAAAGGCAGTGACGTGAGGAGACAAACTGTCTTGTTTTTGGGGGGTTGCGTCATCATCCCCGtcaaatgaaggggatgatgacGCAACCCCCCAAAAACAAGACAATTTGTCTCCTCACGTCACTGAAGAAGACTACTGATTGAGTATTTTATTAATCAAATgggttttttttgttgttaaaaAATAGTAATGTtaatatcacattacacatttagtaatgacagaatgcattTTAAACTTCAAGCACAGTAACATTTGTATGACTTTTTGTATCGATAGGAGTGGGGGAAAAAGGTGCCTGTGCATTGATAAGAGCTCTGCTTCCCGACTCCGACATTATACATTGGGTTAGGGCCTGTTtttttcatcaataactagggtacagGCAGGGGTCGGGTATCACTAAATTGATCACTAACattttgaagctgagccattTGCTCGTGTTCTGCAGTACAGTCATATCTGACTAAGatcataacatggtgtcagaagtgttTCAACCTCGTCAAATCTAAGACAGGAGAGACTACTTAAATGTTCCTTGAGTTGGACGAGCAATTATCCACCATCGCAGTGAGTGGAccaagcctgagctggaatgtgaagctaactgaagctggttagctttagaaactcctgagtagatctagcttgcttcGTAGGATACCCTTCTGGACtccacaaattcacttatgtTGTCTCCATCTCTGAACCTCTAAACAAGCATCCAACAAACCCATACACATCTTACATGTTTGATTTAACTGATCACCACAAACACAATAATTGATCATTCATCTTTTTGGCCTGTCTTTTTCTCACCAGTATGAGGCAGTGGGCCAGGAGGGAAGCAGAAAGGTTGATTACACAGAGGGAGGCTGCAGGCCTTCCTCTTATGGAGGAGAACTACTATGACCCAAGCAAGATTGTGCTACCAGGAGCCGGAGAAGAGTAGGATGTACTATAAGGAGATGCACATTGATCATTTGTTTATTTCTCTGACTGTAAATTTCTCTTCAGTATGTTATTAAacatacactactctactacaccaTTGCTTGATCATTCTTTTCTAGCCAGTGGTCAAACTGAATAGCCTTTAGTAGCAACTGTGACCGTATCAGTGATCATGAAATGGTACGATAGAGTCAAACTACTCGAGTCAACTCTGTGAGCCCCTTGTAGTTGCCCCAGGCCATGCCATCGCATCTCCAATGGATGATACCACAGCTGTGAAAGTGTGACATTGTTATCATGCACCGCCCCTTTCAAATAATATTACACGAGCAAACACAATCTCCAGGAAGTCAAAGGCATACATCGACAgaggctgtgtttagacaggcagcccaattctgatatttttgttcactaattgctcttttgaccaatcaaatgagctctgaaaaagatctgatgaaattggtcaaaagatcatttagtggaaaaaagatcagaattgggctgcctgtgtaaacacagcctttgAGTGATGGCATGGATGCACAAGTGCACACAGTAGTAGTGCTGGTGATTGACGAACTTGAATGTGGCCTTATGACCATTCTGAAAGAAGATAAGGATTTAAGTACCAACCAGTAACCTCTTATCACAATGCGTGCAAGAATAGGCTTCAGTTAAAGATGAACTGAAACACTAAAACAAACCATGACATCTCATTATTTTGTACTTTTTGTCAAGGGAGGCcagatgctcgctggcttcccttgccttcaatgctacggacggcaacaatgtcatactcgtttggaccagacagctTCAGATAAATGGCCTACACGAAGACAGGGGTGCTGTTTCGCTCGCTTGGATGCTTtcaaatcccattgagagcatacatcattaattcatacattgctgtgcccctggcctgaggatggaagttcaatatgtagctagatgtacaaggctaatgttaactagctaaagtTGCCCATGAacggaagttaggctagcgaacAAGAATTTTAGTCAGGtaacctaagacaacaacaaaaaatgtacttggtgacagagtgatagaccgtttcATCAACCtgaaagagaagaggatggaattggcgtttctctacaagtagggtgagtcaacatgtttttctacttgcatgaacacacacacatacgcgtttggcttccccagtgattttacccacacatcGCTACTGCGTCTGTGACAGTATGGAcaatctccattttaaagtaatatattttcttcttcattggctgattgcgCCCAACTCCGGAATACACACCcatttgactactttaaaatggtggaagtccTCAATGTCCATGGTAAAATGggttttataaactgggtggtttgagccctgaatgctgattaggTGGCAGCTGTGATATATCAGATAGTTAACAATGTGTATGAGACATTTATTTTGACTGCTCCaatttggtaaccagtttataatagcaataaggcacttcaGAGTTTGTGGTAAATGGCCAATAAaacacagctaagggctgtatgcaGGCACTCCATGTTGCAtcatgcttaagaacagcccttagcagtggtatattggccatttaccacaccccctcgggccttattactTAAATATCCATATCTCTATGACAACAGGAACAACTCCAATGTTAACTCGTTTTTT carries:
- the LOC112232533 gene encoding NADH dehydrogenase [ubiquinone] 1 beta subcomplex subunit 11, mitochondrial-like; amino-acid sequence: MLARLSRFGPALPRFRPNLVCGTRFVSQSQPSGAAGSATVSDLQPSHAKESHGHAEVSAFEKNRDYHGFSQDPVVDEWNMRMAFFFGISMAIVVGGTFIHYLPDHGMRQWARREAERLITQREAAGLPLMEENYYDPSKIVLPGAGEE